The genomic segment TGCTAGATGTTCCAGGTCACCTTGCATGGATGATTGCACTATGAGTTTTGTCTAATTTATTTTAGCTCATTTTTATGAACCGACATGGACTGGAAAGGAAAGAACATGAGGGATCCCAACTAATCCCTTAGTAGCCTATTCCAGACAATACATTCTTCTCTGAGCGGGAAACAGACAGGGAGATGCTTTTTTTGAGTGCCAACTCTACGTCAGTGGATGAACTTATGATACACGCTTACACATCTGTCGGCACTGTATAAGAAAAACAGTTGTTGCTATGCGTTATAAACAGCGACTCTCTTCAATTTTACCTTAGTTAAAATTTGACAATGCATTAGATTGCTTTCAACAGCTTTAAAATGGACAATGCCAAAAGTCTGTAATAGTTTTCCAAATGAGATGTTTCATATTCCAGTAGTAGATTTGCATGTCAGGACTACTCAAATGAATAGTGTTAAAGCTAAGCTGTTTAAAGGTATATAAAGTTTTAGGTACTTCAAAGCTATCTGTTGGCATTCTCATTCATCTCATCTGTGTTTGTTTCTTGGCAAACTCAAACAGTTCTGGAAGTATGTGACCTGAATTCTGCTGTCAGTACAATGTAACCATTTAGCTTGGGTAAGGACTAACTGCTACCAGACAAACAACCTGGATCAGTTGGATGGTGCAGTGCAAGGATGAATAGGGAAAAAATACAAGGATTTGTGGAATTGTTTTCCTGCTTCAAACTAAACCCTTGTGcaatttagcatttttaaaagcaggtacttaatgtaatgtttcagacacttaattgcatgttaatttaaatatatataaactgcaGTTAGTTGAAATTTAAGTACATCTTTGtatgaaatttcataattctattgtctttgagATATGGTTAAAGACGTGTAAGACTGctaaatgtactgacaagcatttatggtagaataaaatatactttaaaaaagagTTCTTAAGTGTGTTGAGAAACATTATGAAAGTGCACATTTAATAGAACTAAGtgcatttctttttcacaaaggGATACTGTATAATGCAGAGAATAGTTAAAATCATGCTCAATATGGAATGGAAGTTCTGGCTTACAAAATACAGGCCCCGTTTAGGTTATGTTAAAATGCATAACTTTTGCTTCGGTTACACCTATTGTTTACACTACTCTGTTTCTGAAAcactgtggaaacgccagtgtagactAGGATCGTTTTCATTCTAAAACGCCCTTTTAAAAaggcactagtgtaaacggggccacACTCTGCGTGATTTGAGCTTAAGAAGCACAATGGTATTCCTGTTGCTCAAACAGAGAAAATTCTGCTAGAAATGGCAGCATTTGATGCAATCTAATTTGcattcaataaaaacattgactcTTTCCacaccttaaaaaaaacatcatactTGTGAAATACTAATCAGTGGGAGGTTTTCAAACTTTAATCTTTAATTATAgatagatttaataaaaaagtataaagataataaaaactgaaaataaacagcactcCCTAGacttgttaaagggatagttcacccataaatgagaagtctgtcatcatttactcaccagttgttccaaaccggtatgaatttctttcttctgttgaacacaacagatattttgaagaatgtcggtaatcAAATAGTTGATGGACCTCAATGACTCCAAAAGTaggctatttttgtttttgactatACTATGTTAGTCAATGGAGtgaacagaattttcatttttgggtgaactatccctttaagttactCACAAAAAAGGTTGAAATTGAGTCTGTATGCAACACTATCTCATGGCAGTTCGGaactatttttatgttttggccagttggtggctaattcatatgaatttgcatGATCTCATTTGTACGTTTGCGTAAAATCCTCATACGCCTCACTGACGGTTTATGTTTAGGGGCGGACCTTCATTCACACTTTTtccatacaaattcatacgaaatcTGCATCTcgtaaaatagttattttgcactaaattaactgcttttttgaaaaataagtttGAATGAGCATTTTGAATGAGATTAAGACAGAAACAGTCTTGCATTGACATACTGAAGTGAggtgtttaataaataagagCATCAACAACACAACAAAAGCTTGCtttatgtatactgtatatacacatatatatatatttatatttatattctgaacgtataaactatataaatatgtCATGCAGTCCTCATAACTTAAACAACCAATAATTTACAGAGTGAGGTAGGGTAGGAGGGGACTGGGTTGCGATgtcataaacagaacagaaaaggGGAGGGGTCTCGGATCACCAGCGTTGGCAATACGGATGTTGTTATTGACGTGTGGGAGGGGCTTATGACAGGAGGCTGCAGTGGGTTGGCTGAGACACCAATCAATCCATCAATCAATGCCTCCATGAGTTGCGGCTGAGCACGCACACGCAAGCGGCATTGATTCGGATGAACCTCCAGGCGATCTGGTTTTTGTAGGATGTTAGCGCCCGCACGTAGGTATGCGTGTTGGTGCAATACGAGTTCCAGTGCTTGTTGTCAATCCCACGACAGCTAGAGGTTCCGGCTTTAACGCCGCTGGCTCCTTGACCTTGCTTGGGGGTCCCGACGGGTTTCGACACACGGCATGTGGTCTCGAAAAAGAGTTGCTTCTTTACGACGTTGTTGATGCGAACGTGTGGCAGCACCGTGACTTCATTGCCCGCTAAGTCTGTGGCACGGGTCAGGTTGCCAACCCAGTGCTCTTCGCTGTCGCACACCGAGTACTCACCACGATGCAAGAAGTCGTTAGCCTTCCGCCGGACACGTGGGCGTCTGGTAACTCCCGTTTCATTTTCCGTAGGGACCACGTCACTGAACAGCACGCGAGGTGAGCGGTAACGGCGCTTGTTGAAGAGTTTGGGGTCCACGGTGGGGATTAGGTCTTCATAATGCGAGTCCTGATTGGATTGGCCATGAGGCTTGGGTGAGTGTTGTGCTGCTGCATGCTGATTGGCTGGCCCCTGCGCCTGGGTGTGGCCTCCCATGATGAGTGCAGCCTGGACGCTGATCAGGACGAGCAGGACCAGCGTCAACGACCTCATGGGCACTTGTCCTGTTTGCAAAGAGACGGTGAAAAACAATCATCATCATGGAAATGTGCATATTAATTTCTCATGTTATTACCAATACTTTCTGTCAGTAATGTGAACTGGATTTCTGACTGGTTAAAATGGCAGCAGGAATAAAGAACTGTTCATATTGAAGATATTACTATGCTATGCATGGAGGAATCTGGCTGAAACCTGTCGAGAACATGGCTGGggcatatttcacccaaaaatcaaaaggaaaaaataagaaatatttttgaataaagaaaatgaaggctGTTTTAAggccatcattttttttttattttttatattgagATTATTTTAATGACTATTGAGAAAccaaaattagattaaataaaaatgaaatcaacagaattatttaagtttaattaaattaaattcaaattaacTGACTTTACACTGgtttacactaccatttaaatttTGCAGTTGGtagaatttttttatgtttttgaaagaaatgtatctgctcaaaaataaagtaaaaacaaatattatgaaacattattgtaatctaacataactgttttctattgtaatatatcttaaaatgtaatttcttcctgtgatcaaagctgaattttcagcatctttactccagtcttcagtgtcacatgaatcattctaatatgatgatttgatgctcaagaaacatttattatgttgttgttgttctaaagaacagcatttatttaaaaaaaaaaaagtttttttgcaacaatgtaaatgtctttactttcacttttgatcaatttaattgagCTTTGCTGAAAATGAAAGTGATGTGACATGGAATTTGTTTTgtgcacacacagcagtgagcagtgaacacacacacacacacacacacacacacacaatttttgcTGCGACGCCCGGGGAGCAGTTGGGGGTtcagtgccttgctcaagggtctCACCTCAGTCATGGTATTGAGAGTGGAATAGAGCACTGtacattcactccccccactgACAATTCCTGCCGGTGCTGAGACtcgaagaaagtgcatccatccatcataaacgtactccacacggctccagggggttaataaaggccgaAGCGATGCGTTTAAGAAAACGTATCCATGTTTaacaaattataaagtaaaattactAGCTTTCACCAGACCGCCtaccgtattcaacttacgaagaaagtgtaactcctctcacagttcaaaacgcCTACgttatgtcctacgccttccatattcaacttacgaaaaaaaaaaacataaatgacacaatgtcagttacactttattcataagttggcggaagctagatatttttctttataatgtattaaatatggatatttttcttacaaaaatgcatagcttcacttcagaaggcctttattaaccccccggagctgtgtggagtacgtttatgatggatggatgcacttttttttgagtttcaaaCTGGTGTTTTCCATTCACTGCTATTATAAGGCtttggagcatcagggtgattattaatataactctgattgtatttgtctgaaaaaagaaagtcatatacacctaggatggcttgagggtgagtaaagcttgggatagttttcattttaaactcaACTAATCCTAATGTCCTCACTtgtatagtgaaatattatgacaaccGACTAGTGTTGGTTATGACAACATTTTACTGGTCCTCACTAGTTATAAATAGGGGTGTGGTTGGGTTAGGCCATTgaaaatatcattaacctgatataaaatcaatggaagTTTATGCAGTGCCATCACTGATATTGTTATACAAATTAacgtatgtgtttgtgtgagtgagtttgtacagtatatgtcTCTGCTCACTGACCTGTGAAATGTTCAGAGTTGAAGTGAGGGCCCAATGGGCTGCTAGAGCCAGAGTCCAGTGCAGGCTGACCCCCAAGCGCCTGCCATCAGGACTGGCCTGTGTTCctgctttttttctgtaaaacacacacacacagtggctCTTTAGGTACAACAACATCCAAGTACATGCATTCAGTGGTCTGAATATAATCTTCAAAGCTGCTATAATAATAAGGTCAATGACGAGTTATACATATTCTGAAGTTTTTATAGTCTAGAACCTGCAAACATATTTTTCTCTCAGTATTCACATCAGAAAGTATGTGGCTGCATGAACTCAAAGTGTGCAACAGTAGGGTTCTGAACGATTTTGGTTGTTAACTGAtgatatacactgatcaggcataacattttGACCACCTTACTAATATTGtattggtcccccttttgctgccaaaacagccctgacccatcgaggcatgggctccactagacccctgaaggtgtgctgtggtatctggcaccaagatgttagcagcagatcctttaagtaaTGTAAGTTGCAGGgaggggcctccatggatcataCTTGCTTGTTCAGCACATTCcacagatctggggaatttggagaccaagtcaacacctcaaactcattgttgtgctcctcaaaccattcccatttttgctttgtggcagggcgaaTTATCCTGCTGacagaggccacagccaccagggaataccgtttccatgaaagggtgtacgtggtctgcaacaatgcttaggtaggttgtacgtgtcaaagtaacatccacatggatggcaggacccagaggttcccagcagaacattgcccaaagcatcacactgcctccgccggcttgccttcttcccataatgcatcctggtgccatgtgttcctcaggtaagcaacgcacacacacccggccatccatgtgatgtaaaagaaaactgtaagaaaaaagtaaaatgattcatcagaccaggccaccttcttccattgctcggtggtccagttctgatgctcacgtgcccactgttggctcttttggcggtggacaggggtaaGCATGGGCagcctgactggtctgcagctaagcagccccatacgcaacaaactgtgatgcactgtgtattctgacaactttctatcagaaccagcattaacttattgagcaatttgagctacagtagctcgtctgttggatcggaccacatgggccagccttcgcttcacacatgcatcagtgagcccatgaccctgtcgctggttcaccactgttccttccttggaccacttttaatagatactgaccactgcagaccgggaacaccccacaagaactgcagttttggagatgctctgacccagtcgtctaaccatcacaatttggcccttgtcaactttgaggacaacaTGTCAACATGTTcacttgctgtctaatatatccCACCAACTAACAGGTggcgtgatgaagagataatcagtgttattcacttcacctgtcagtggtcataatgttttgccCGATCGGTGTATATGTCAGAAGGGACTTAAaccttaataataaataaataaaacatttttaaaaatggcaatAGCTACAATACCCCACAAAGCATTGTGAATGACATCCTTGAGTAACTCCAGACACTTAAACAACggatggtcacactttagattagggccCAATTCTCACTGTTAACTAcatttgcctcaataaacttctaattactgcttattaatagttagtaaggtagttgttaagtttaggtattggtagGGTTAAGGGatatagaatatggtcatgcagaataaggcattaatttgtgctttaaaagtactaataaacagccgaTATCCTActaatatgcatgataataagcaactagttaatcaTGAGAATTGGACCATAAATTAAGgttttaccttttattttatttgcaatgCTAAACAAAGTCTTGTatcttttaaaagttttaatataCTTTACTGTACAGTCTATGAAGTTTGTAAAATTGTGATTCATTTTGGAGCTGATTGGTTTGtttcttgtcttttttattttggaaaagGACAAAATGAATGGGGAAAATACTTACAAAACCACACAAAAGGTCAGGGTTAATTACGCTGTATTTACCCATATGCTCACCCAGACCATTAGTCACTTCAGTTGCCTGAAGTGTCATTCCGTTAAAAGTGTGATATTTTACACTTCATTATGAGACCTCTGCCCCCATCTGAACCACACACTAGAAAGTGTTTCATTAGAAACCATCCATCAGACTGAGCTTTCTGAATTGACATTAAAAGCACCACATATGGAAGCTTTAATAAAGTTAACCAACGGACCTTATTATTGCGTCAACAACAATAAACAAAGTCTAAATTCAGGATGCCAAATAAATTGGATCATGATTAATATTACCTGCACAGCTTATAAGCAAAACATCCAAAAGCAATCCAAAGCAATTTAGTTCTAGTCCCTGCAAACATCAGCCTCTTCCATATTTACACCACAAATAAGAGACATCCAGACAAAATTTATTGTGACAAAAGGAACCAAGTAAACAGGTTCATTTAAAGTCAGTattgttttgtcaaaaaaaaaacccaaaaaaaaaaaaaaaaaaaaaaaaaaaaacacagtccCAGCACAATCCTGGTCACCCAGTGCCCACAAACGTGTTTACTCGAAGATCCAGTGTACTGTAAAACAGAGAGACAAGCCTATTTCCAAACACTGCCACTCTGTTTACATAAGGTAAAGCCAAAGAACAGGCGTAATGCCAAATCTGTGCTGGCATAATCTCATAGGCTTCCTAGTGTGCAAACTAGTAATGTTTATTGTGCAATAATAGTATTAATGATCAAAATGCACTGCACAGCATCTATGCAGGATTCATAAAGGTTTGATGGTgggatattttaaaaaacgtgCAATGCTCACAATCAAATCATAAGCATGGACTAAAAAAGCAACCCTCAACTTTGATAATCAGGAGAAAAGTGAGCAGATGGTCTGCAATCTGCAAACCGTTGCTTTCAGATGATCACACTTTGTGTGTGATTGTATGACTATGTGTGCATGTACTTGTGTAAAAAAACAGAACACTCCACATGTACACTAAGCATGTACATCTAAGCATtctcaaaacaaaataatttactaaaaaactgaaacacacacacacacacacagattgacagacagacagatatgatgatgatagatagatagatagatagatagatagatagatagatagacaagactgtcctcctccaaaaaaCGACCCATAGGTcattttttcaagcaccttattatgacctatatttacgttttaaagtcatgcgccctctagctggcgtaaaaataatgacagtgtcgtgtttcGTCTatcgtcatgaaatgacatatgactgtcgttaccaatcaaaatgcgtgttcattttaatgcaatgtgtggactttttataAGATCACTTACccgccatttgtcctatttccatttagcaaaacttatttattaattttttttattaatggcTACACCTACACCTACACCAACCCTAAACcttacccttagtgatttatagtgcatatacatacactttatgagcacatgcgttccctgggatcgaaccggGTGTGCCTCAtacgtcctgaaaagtgaagcagcgggctctttgatcgccccgctggtggctggatgcagtacaggTCATAAACCTCGCCCTCTCCATTCAAACGAACGGGAAAACGAGtcaaaaccaaaaaataaattacgcttcaaataaaattttccgaaagatggttttggtcatttaaggtagttgttatcacgctgatatatattcaattgttcgtttttgtgataagtttgattttagctAGCAATTTGATGCTAGAAACGGGGCATCTTCATGACTGACAGTTGTAACTGACAGCTCCTCTGAGGACTGTCGGAGCTTCGAGGGGAGATTGAAGATATATAACTATTAATTTTCgatttctgtgttatttcacaccaacaaaatgagttgttcagcagtaaactgtaaCCGACCTACAGGATCTGATGGATCACTGAACTTTTTTCAGTAACATTAAATGTGGGCTTTATaagctaattaataaatgttattagctAAGATAACACGCCTAACGTTAACCATGACGGGAAAAAGCAGGTGATCGTTATCTGGCAgtaactaattatttttatgagtataaaataataattagcagaACAAAACTAATGATGGCCTACTCTTATTAATTATAGAGCACTGTCTACAGCAATCGATCTCCTGTAACGttagtttaactttatttaaaatggcaggaccgtttatgacattttagagttgtttctAGTGGCATATTATATTGAGTTTATCTACTGAATTTGcggtttcaaaaatattattgctctagaaacagaatagcctattattttataggtaaaattttaaattgtgtataatttatatagcctatttaaaatacatcaatgaTGACACAGTCGTCTGGGCGGAAGTTTGATACCGCGACTCCGCCTCCGGGCTCCACTGACGATTCCTTCTGCGCATGCCCAGGCTCCAAACTGACGTTTTTGCGTAACATGTCAACGCCCATCGTCGTATGttttacattcagttcattACAATGGAAGGAAGCGGCGTcgcgtcgtccatcttttttttttacagtctatggatcgaacccacgatcgcatgatcatatgatt from the Ctenopharyngodon idella isolate HZGC_01 chromosome 22, HZGC01, whole genome shotgun sequence genome contains:
- the ngfa gene encoding neurotrophin-7, coding for MRSLTLVLLVLISVQAALIMGGHTQAQGPANQHAAAQHSPKPHGQSNQDSHYEDLIPTVDPKLFNKRRYRSPRVLFSDVVPTENETGVTRRPRVRRKANDFLHRGEYSVCDSEEHWVGNLTRATDLAGNEVTVLPHVRINNVVKKQLFFETTCRVSKPVGTPKQGQGASGVKAGTSSCRGIDNKHWNSYCTNTHTYVRALTSYKNQIAWRFIRINAACVCVLSRNSWRH